One Thermococcus eurythermalis DNA segment encodes these proteins:
- a CDS encoding pyruvoyl-dependent arginine decarboxylase → MSWTTPKRAFIGAAAAEGGTKLNAFDNALLKLGIGNVNLVKLSSVIPAHIEWIDKVHDVPIGMLLPTVYAHIESDEPGMTISAALGVGISKNNEGGLIYEYAGYCTKEEAERIVRKMVEEGFAKRGWELAEFKAASAEITVKDKPAAAVAVVVMFPY, encoded by the coding sequence ATGAGCTGGACTACTCCAAAGAGGGCTTTCATAGGAGCGGCCGCCGCTGAGGGCGGGACAAAGCTTAACGCCTTTGACAACGCACTCCTCAAGCTCGGTATAGGCAACGTGAACCTCGTCAAGCTCAGCAGTGTCATCCCGGCACACATCGAGTGGATAGACAAGGTGCACGACGTCCCAATTGGAATGCTCCTGCCGACGGTCTACGCGCACATCGAGAGCGACGAGCCGGGAATGACCATCAGCGCGGCCCTCGGAGTCGGGATAAGCAAGAACAACGAAGGTGGCTTAATCTACGAGTACGCCGGCTACTGCACGAAGGAAGAGGCCGAGAGAATCGTCAGGAAGATGGTTGAGGAAGGCTTCGCCAAGAGGGGCTGGGAGCTGGCCGAGTTTAAGGCCGCCAGTGCCGAGATAACCGTCAAGGACAAGCCGGCCGCGGCGGTGGCCGTTGTGGTCATGTTCCCCTACTGA
- the gcvH gene encoding glycine cleavage system protein GcvH has product MIEVGEYKVKEGLYYTKDHEWVQILEDGTVLVGISDYAQKELGDLAYVELPEVGKEVNKGDVLCELESVKAVSEVYAPVSGEVVEVNEELEDSPELLNEDPYEHWIAKLKPTNLEEELKELMDAQAYAKYLESL; this is encoded by the coding sequence ATGATTGAAGTCGGGGAATACAAGGTTAAGGAGGGGCTCTACTACACGAAGGATCACGAGTGGGTCCAGATCCTTGAGGACGGAACCGTCCTCGTCGGAATCAGCGACTACGCCCAGAAGGAGCTCGGCGACCTTGCTTACGTCGAGCTCCCTGAGGTCGGGAAGGAGGTAAACAAGGGCGACGTCCTCTGCGAGCTGGAGAGCGTCAAGGCCGTCAGCGAGGTCTACGCCCCGGTCAGCGGGGAGGTCGTTGAGGTCAACGAGGAGCTCGAGGACTCACCGGAGCTCCTCAACGAAGACCCCTACGAGCACTGGATTGCCAAGCTCAAGCCGACTAACCTTGAAGAGGAGCTCAAGGAGCTCATGGACGCCCAGGCCTACGCAAAGTATCTGGAGAGCCTTTGA
- a CDS encoding lysylphosphatidylglycerol synthase transmembrane domain-containing protein, protein MKKRTLLSVLALLFSLGYIAHTIDVKELKEAISTADPRFLLLALGMAFLAILVSTLRWYIVLRKLQETSFRRTFTAILSGFYMMAFLPPSVGHVAKVKLVGGDYFKALSALAFGISLEVLIIAGISLLVFGATKWGIFLLGVLFLILFYDRGAYTLLNRGIAVIRPLSPKLAERLGNYLERTYSGWRRSRRDPTTFTLSLLLSVLAVLLQVAGIIAVGRAFGLPVGLLDAFKAFILSTLFASLSGIPSGIGANELGITLALGSSTKSSLVAFTYKFIYQYLWSLVGAVEFYRAVGGRS, encoded by the coding sequence ATGAAGAAAAGAACCCTCCTTTCAGTCCTCGCCCTCCTGTTTTCCTTAGGCTACATTGCCCATACAATCGACGTTAAGGAGCTAAAGGAGGCCATCTCAACGGCAGACCCGAGGTTTCTCCTCCTGGCCTTGGGAATGGCGTTTTTGGCTATACTTGTCTCAACTCTGAGATGGTACATCGTCCTCAGGAAGCTCCAAGAGACGAGCTTCAGGCGAACCTTTACCGCGATTCTGAGCGGTTTCTACATGATGGCCTTCCTCCCCCCGAGTGTGGGGCACGTTGCCAAGGTGAAGCTCGTCGGAGGGGACTACTTCAAAGCATTGTCCGCCCTCGCCTTCGGGATTTCCCTGGAGGTTCTAATCATCGCCGGTATCTCCCTCCTCGTATTCGGCGCCACCAAGTGGGGTATTTTTCTGCTTGGGGTTCTCTTCCTAATCCTGTTCTACGATAGAGGGGCTTATACGCTCCTCAACAGGGGGATTGCCGTAATCCGACCTCTCAGCCCCAAGCTCGCCGAACGGCTTGGAAACTACCTTGAGAGGACGTATTCGGGGTGGAGGCGCTCCAGAAGGGACCCAACAACCTTCACGCTGTCGCTTCTCCTCTCTGTGCTCGCGGTGCTCCTGCAGGTTGCTGGAATAATCGCCGTTGGAAGGGCCTTCGGACTTCCTGTTGGCCTGCTGGATGCATTCAAGGCTTTCATACTCAGCACCCTTTTCGCGAGCCTGAGCGGTATCCCCTCGGGAATCGGGGCAAACGAGCTCGGTATAACCCTCGCCCTCGGTTCGTCAACGAAGAGCTCCCTCGTTGCCTTCACGTACAAGTTCATCTATCAGTACCTCTGGTCGCTTGTCGGAGCGGTCGAGTTCTACAGGGCGGTGGGGGGTAGGTCATGA
- the speE gene encoding polyamine aminopropyltransferase produces MPYSEEERAFIEWYPRGYGVGFKVTRRLFETQTKYQRLELYETEGFGKLLVLDGTVQLVEVGEESYHEVLVHPVMLAHPNPRRVLVIGGGDGGTLREVLKHKTVEKAIMVEIDEGVVEASYLYLDVAKDLLDRLIKGEEERAKLIIGDGVEYLKNTEERFDVIIVDSTDPVGPAKLLFSEEFYRTAYEKLNEKGLYITQAGSVYLFTNELLDAYKAMKKVFDKVYYFSFPVIGYASPWSFLVGVKGDIDFTRVDVSRAPEKLYYYDPERHETLFQMPKYVRELLEKE; encoded by the coding sequence ATGCCGTACAGTGAAGAGGAGAGAGCCTTTATTGAGTGGTATCCGAGAGGCTATGGTGTCGGCTTCAAAGTTACGAGGAGACTCTTCGAGACTCAGACGAAATACCAAAGGCTTGAGCTCTACGAGACCGAAGGGTTCGGCAAACTCCTTGTTCTCGATGGGACAGTCCAGCTCGTGGAGGTCGGTGAGGAGAGCTACCACGAGGTGCTCGTCCACCCGGTAATGCTCGCACACCCCAACCCGAGGAGGGTTTTAGTGATTGGAGGTGGCGATGGGGGAACCTTAAGAGAGGTCCTGAAGCACAAAACCGTCGAAAAAGCCATAATGGTTGAGATTGATGAGGGAGTCGTCGAGGCATCGTACCTGTATCTCGACGTTGCAAAAGACCTCCTCGACCGACTAATCAAGGGAGAGGAAGAGAGGGCGAAGCTGATAATCGGAGACGGAGTTGAGTACCTGAAAAACACGGAAGAGCGCTTCGACGTCATAATCGTTGATTCAACAGACCCCGTTGGCCCGGCAAAGCTCCTGTTCAGTGAGGAGTTCTACAGAACGGCCTACGAGAAGCTCAACGAGAAGGGCCTCTACATCACCCAGGCCGGGAGCGTCTACCTCTTCACCAACGAGCTCCTCGACGCCTATAAGGCCATGAAGAAGGTCTTCGACAAGGTCTACTACTTCAGCTTCCCGGTGATAGGCTACGCCTCACCGTGGAGCTTCCTCGTGGGTGTCAAAGGAGACATAGACTTCACCCGCGTCGACGTGAGCAGGGCCCCGGAGAAGCTCTACTACTACGACCCCGAGAGGCACGAGACGCTCTTCCAGATGCCCAAATACGTCAGGGAACTCCTTGAAAAGGAGTGA
- a CDS encoding DUF7132 family protein → MKVLKEWDVKVKLVKTKRGALLHIIELEPGHFYLEQNPLKDSKYGVAYRKIKEHFPEFYMFWEIKNNRYTGKLLAGAFLEKKEIDEFITLLAQTEDFKKFEEILEEIEELEEE, encoded by the coding sequence ATGAAAGTTCTGAAGGAGTGGGATGTTAAGGTTAAGCTTGTTAAGACAAAACGCGGTGCCCTTCTCCACATAATTGAGCTCGAGCCCGGACACTTCTATCTCGAACAGAACCCGCTGAAAGACTCGAAGTACGGCGTCGCCTACAGGAAGATAAAGGAGCACTTCCCCGAGTTCTACATGTTCTGGGAGATAAAGAACAACCGCTACACAGGAAAGCTCCTCGCGGGTGCGTTCCTTGAGAAGAAGGAGATAGACGAGTTCATAACCCTGCTCGCACAGACAGAGGACTTCAAGAAGTTCGAGGAAATCCTTGAGGAAATTGAGGAGCTTGAAGAGGAGTGA
- a CDS encoding glycosyltransferase family 4 protein, with the protein MRIALVSDWYYPKVGGVASHMHHLAIHLKRRGHDVAIVTNDLETGKEKELEERGIELRKIPGTMSPILGINLTYSLKSNRELGEYLKDFDVIHSHHAFTPLSLKAAKAGRNLGKATLLTTHSISLSHESSLWKALGLTFPLFSHYLGFPHRIIAVSKAAKAFIEHFTDSPVEIIPNGVDDEVFRPISEGEKEKVKEELSIEGRVVLYVSRMSPRKGAHVLLNAFQRIAREFDDVVLVMVGSGEMLPLLKAQAKFLGISERVRFMGYVPNELLPKLYASADVFVLPSITAEAFGIVVLEAMASGVPVVATTVGGIPEVVERSGSGLLVPPGDELALGQAVSRILADEDFARELGEAGRRAVEAEYSWKVVAGKIEKAYEEVLLPLG; encoded by the coding sequence ATGAGGATAGCGCTCGTGAGCGACTGGTACTACCCGAAGGTCGGAGGAGTTGCGAGCCACATGCACCATCTTGCAATACATCTGAAAAGGAGGGGCCATGATGTCGCAATCGTGACCAACGACCTCGAAACCGGGAAGGAGAAAGAACTCGAAGAGAGAGGAATCGAGCTGAGAAAGATTCCCGGGACTATGAGCCCAATTCTGGGTATAAACCTTACCTACAGCTTGAAATCCAACAGGGAGCTCGGCGAGTACCTGAAAGATTTTGACGTGATTCATTCCCACCACGCGTTCACGCCACTGTCTCTCAAAGCCGCAAAAGCCGGCAGAAACCTCGGAAAGGCCACGCTCCTGACGACGCACAGCATATCGCTCTCCCACGAGTCCTCCCTCTGGAAGGCCCTCGGGCTGACGTTCCCCCTCTTCAGCCACTACCTGGGCTTTCCCCACAGGATAATAGCCGTCAGCAAGGCGGCAAAAGCGTTCATAGAGCACTTCACGGACTCCCCTGTCGAGATAATCCCGAACGGCGTTGACGACGAGGTCTTCAGACCCATTAGCGAGGGGGAGAAGGAAAAAGTCAAGGAGGAGCTCAGCATCGAGGGGCGCGTTGTCCTCTACGTCAGCAGGATGTCGCCGAGAAAAGGGGCTCACGTCCTCCTAAACGCCTTTCAGAGGATTGCGAGGGAGTTCGATGACGTCGTTCTCGTGATGGTGGGCTCGGGTGAGATGCTCCCCCTGCTCAAGGCCCAGGCGAAGTTCCTTGGAATAAGTGAGAGGGTTCGTTTCATGGGCTACGTCCCCAACGAGCTCCTGCCTAAGCTGTACGCGTCGGCTGATGTTTTCGTGCTCCCCTCCATAACGGCTGAAGCCTTTGGAATAGTGGTTCTTGAGGCGATGGCCTCGGGCGTTCCAGTGGTGGCGACGACTGTTGGTGGGATTCCCGAGGTGGTTGAGAGGAGCGGAAGCGGTCTTTTAGTGCCCCCAGGGGATGAACTCGCACTCGGGCAGGCCGTAAGCAGAATTTTGGCGGACGAGGATTTTGCAAGGGAGCTCGGGGAAGCGGGGAGAAGGGCTGTCGAGGCAGAATACTCCTGGAAGGTCGTGGCTGGCAAGATTGAGAAGGCTTACGAGGAAGTCCTACTCCCCCTCGGCTGA